GCGCAGATGAAACAGCTTGGCGGTATGCGCGGCCTCATGGCCAAGCCGTCGGGCGAGATCATCGAAACGCCGATCATCTCGAACTTCAAAGAGGGCCTGACGGTGCTCGAGTACTTCAACTCGACCCACGGCGCGCGCAAGGGTCTGGCCGATACTGCGCTCAAGACCGCGAACTCGGGGTATCTGACCCGTCGTCTCGTGGACGTGGCGCAGGACTGCATTGTGCGCTCGCGTGACTGCGGCACCGAAAACGCGATCACCGCTTCTGCGGCCGTGAACGATGGTGAAGTAGTGGCGAGCCTTGGCGAGCGTATCCTTGGACGCGTCTCGGCGGACGACGTCACCCATCCGGCGACGGGTGAGGTGCTGGTCGCCAAGAACGAGCTCATCGACGAGCGCAAGGCCGACCTCATCGAGGAATCTGGCGTTGCTTCCATGCGGATCCGGTCGCCCCTGACCTGTGAAGCGGACGAAGGCGTCTGCGCGGCCTGCTATGGCCGGGACCTTGCACGCGGCACCATGGTGAACGTTGGCGAAGCCGTCGGCATCATCGCGGCGCAGTCGATCGGTGAACCGGGCACCCAGCTCACCATGCGGACCTTCCACATCGGCGGCATCGCCCAGGGTGGTCAGCAGTCGTTCCAGGAAGCCGGCCAGGAAGGCGTGATCGAATTCCGCAATCCGAACCTGCTCAACAACGCGAACGGCGAAGCCATCGTCATGGGCCGCAACATGCAGATCGCCATCATGGACGCCAATGGCGTCGAGCGGGCGAGCTACAAGCCGGGGTACGGCTCCAAGGTCTTCGTGAAGGACAAGGCGACCATCAAGCGGGGCGACAAGCTCTTCGAATGGGACCCCTATACCCTTCCGATCATCGCGGAAGCCGCGGGGACGATCAAATTCGCCGACCTCATCGCGGGCATCTCCGTGCGCGACGAGACCGACGATGCGACCGGCATGACTCAGAAGATCGTGACCGACTGGCGCACTGCGCCCAAGGGCTCGGACCTGAAACCCGAACTCATCCTCGTGGGTGAAGACGGCGAACCGGTGCGCAACGATCAGGGCAACCCGATCACCTACACGATGTCCGTGGACGCCATCCTGTCGATCGAAGACGGGTCCGACGTTCTGGCCGGCGACGTCATCGCGCGGATCCCGCGTGAAGGCGCCAAGACCAAGGACATCACCGGTGGTCTGCCGCGTGTGGCCGAACTCTTCGAAGCCCGCCGTCCGAAGGATCACGCGATCATCGCCGAAGTCGATGGCTACGTGCGCTTCGGCAAGGACTACAAGAACAAGCGCCGCATCACGATCGAACCGTCTGACGAAAGCCTCGAGCCCGTCGAATACATGGTGCCGAAAGGCAAGCACATCCCGGTGGCTGAAGGCGACTTCATCCAGAAGGGTGAGTACATCATGGACGGCAACCCGGCGCCGCACGACATCCTGGCCATCATGGGCGTCGAAGCGCTCGCAGATTACATGATCGACGAGGTGCAGGACGTCTACCGGCTCCAGGGCGTGAAGATCAACGACAAGCACATTGAGGTGATCGTTCGCCAGATGCTGCAGAAGTGGGAGATCACGGACTCGGGCGACACGACGCTCCTCAAGGGCGAACATGTCGACAAGGTCGAGTTCGACGAAGCCAACGAGAAGGCTGAAGCCCGTGGCAAACGCCCGGCCGAAGGCCAGCCGATCCTGCTCGGGATCACCAAGGCGTCGCTGCAAACCCGCAGCTTCATCTCTGCGGCGTCCTTCCAGGAGACCACCCGCGTCCTCACCGAGGCATCGGTGCAGGGCAAGCGCGACAAGCTCGTGGGTCTCAAGGAAAACGTCATCGTGGGCCGTCTGATCCCGGCGGGCACCGGCGGGGCCACCATGAAGGTGCGCTCCATCGCGCAAGAGCGGGACCGCAAGGTCATCGACGAGGCGCGGGCCGAGGCGGAAGCCGCGGCGGCGCTCGCCGCGCCCTCCGAAGACGCCTTCTCGGCCTTTGGCGAGGATGCAGCCGACGAGGATACGCTGGTCGATCTGCCGGAAACCGGCGGCGACGAGCAGCCCTGATCGGTTGTGATATGAGATCGGAAAGGCCCTGCGATCCGCGGGGCCTTTTCTTTTTGGGCCTACCAGTTCACGTAGAAGATGAGCTTGGCGAGGATCAGGATCGCGACCACATGCAGGCTTACCGACAGGTGAACCCATTTCGACGCGCGTTCCGACAACGTGCCCCGCAGTTCCGCCCGGATCGCCAGCACGAAGTGGACCAGCACCGAGAGGGCCAGCGCGACCTTTATCGTGAGGATCAGTGTGAACCCGACAAGCGGCGGCCAGGTGAACTCCCGAAAGTCCATGAGCGGCCAGTTCTGCCACAGGAGAAGCCCCCCCGTGATGAAGAGCACCGCCACGACCGGCGGCATGATCCAGACGGCACGCCGCATGACCGCGCTCTCGACCTGCTCGAACAGCGCCGGGCCAAGCGGCTTGCGCAATCCTCTAAGGATGAGCGTCTCGAAGAGCACCACGCCGATGAAGAGCGTGGCGCAAAGCAGGTGGGTGATGTGGAGGATCGGATAAAGCATGTCTCTGGGTCTGCCCTGTCTTTGGCCCGGTCCGTGACGGACCTGCCGCTGTTCAACTTGCCGCAATGTGCGAGGGTTGCAAGGGACGGCGCACCGGCTGCGACGCCGTCGCCGCCCGTCAACCGGCCTGCGCGGGCCGCAACGGCGCGGGGAGCTGCCTGGCGGTGTTCCGGTGGTGAGCGATGCGGGGATCCTCGGCGGGATTATGGCCGGCCTTCTCGGCTACCGTAGTGAGGAAGTCCGCACAGCACAGGTGATGAAGCCGTAGCACCCCGGGAATGTCCGTGATCCTGCGATAGACCGCGTCGAAGCGATCAGAAAAGCGGAGCGCCGAGCGGTCCTCGACCTCGTTCCAGTCGAAATTCCGAAAGAACCCGTCCGTATAGCGAGTCTCGTTCAGTCCGGCACCGGGCACGCCTCGCTTGAGCGAAAACTTCTCGACCGACTGGAGCGCGTAGTGGTTCACTTGGGCCATGTCGTGCCGCACCCGCGCGATGTCGGTGTGGTTGAGCGCGGTGCCCTCGGGCGCGTAGTCGTCCAGAGCCGATCCATCGCCAAGAGCGATCCGGTAGGGCGGTGTGCCCCATGTCCCCGGCGGGTCGCCCGCCCGTGGCCCGCCCCAGTTCTTCGGCCCATGGGCGCGCAGGAACTCCCATTGTCCCGGCCAGCGGGTAAATGTCTTGAGCCCGGTGTTCTGGTTCACCTCCCGCGGGGCGGCCATGGTATAGCGCCGGTGGACAAGCTGGTCCTCCCAGGCCTCCTGTCCCATGGTGCCAAAGATCCGCCAGTGAAGCGCCATGGCGCAGGCGCCGACCCGCTCGACCTCCTCCGCCAGTGCTGCAACGGTGCCGTCGCCTACGTGGACCACGAGGAACTCGTCCATATCGCAGGTAAAAGCCCAGTCGGCCTCGCGGATCAGATGGTGCCTTGCCGCCTTGCGATGGGCCTGCGGTTGCGGGGGCAGGGCGGGGTCCGTCACCACCTTCTGCTGGGTGATCACTCCGAGACGTTCCAAGAGCCTCAGGAGCTGCGGCGAATGGTCGGTGCAGTCGTTGTGCATGATCAGCACATGCTCGAACCCGAGCGCCAGATACCAGGCGATCCATTCGAGGAGGAAAGGCCCCTCGTTCCGCTGGGCCCCCAGAACCGTGCTGCCGGGCAGGACCCGCATGGCGCGCGTCAGTCGGTTTCCACGAGGTAGAAGTGTCCGTCGCCCATGGTGATCCCGCCGGTGGTCGTCGCCGTCCCGGTGACGGCACTGGCGCGGCCGTCGAGGTTGCGGAAAGTGCCGGCAAGGCCCGTGTTCACCGCCGACGATCCGCCCGCATGGCCCAGAGCGCCAGCCCCGGTCGCATTGAGCGCATTTCCGGTGACGTTGCCGGACAAGGCGATGGTGCCGCTCAGGTCTTGCGCCTTGGTGCCGTCATCGTTGTAGAGTGCGAAACTGTCGGCGAAGCCCGACACGTTTCCATTGTTCAGGTTCGCCACCGTCATGTTGAGCGCGCCGGTCATGAAACCCGATACGTCGCCCGTCACGTCGCCGCCAAGTCCCCCGACATAGCGGGCGGAACCGGAGTTCGGCATGATCGTCGTGGGATTTGCAGTCGACACATACTGGTAGGCCAGAAGGAAGTCGGCCTCGCCCTCGGGCGTGAGCCGCGAGGTGTCGACGCCGGGCGAGGAATCGACCAGTGCGGCGTCCTTGCCATTGAGAGGATTGTTCGCACAGGCGCCAAGCGCCAGCACGGCGGCCATCGCCGCCATCGGGAAAACGGGTTTCATCTGCTGCCTGCCTCGGCTATGGGTGAGGCCGTCTGCTGCGGCCTTCTCTGGCGGCAATATCGCCGAAATCCTGACGTCAGGCAAGGTTTCGACGCTTCCTTGATCCGCAGGGCGGTGACTTGGGCAGAAACCGGCCGCCTTGGCGTTGACAAGGAAAACGACTCCCCATATACGGCGCGCACCCGGGCAATGGGATACGTGTATCCAACCGCCCGTTTACAGATATGAAGTGGCCACGATCCGGGCCTTGTTGCCCCGATCCTCTGATTATCCACCGCGTCGCCCCGGCTGATTGGGGCGGGGGCGGTTCGTTGCGTTTTTTGGACGCGAAAGACGCAAGTCGACTGAAGCCGGGGCGCGCGCCCCATGAACATAGTGTTGCAACACGGGGAACGAAGCCCAATGCCCACGATCCAACAGCTGATCCGCAAGCCGCGTCAGCCCAAAGTCAAACGCTCCAAGTCTCAGCACCTGGAATCCTGCCCGCAGAAGCGTGGCGTCTGCACGCGCGTCTACACCACGACGCCGAAGAAGCCGAACTCCGCTATGCGTAAAGTCGCCAAGGTCCGTCTGACCAACGGCTACGAAGTCATCAGCTACATCCCGGGTGAGAGCCATAACCTTCAGGAACACTCCGTGGTTCTGATCCGTGGCGGCCGGGTGAAGGACCTTCCGGGTGTCCGCTACCACATCCTGCGCGGTGTGCTCGATACCCAGGGCGTCAAAGACCGTAAGCAGCGTCGTTCGAAGTACGGCGCGAAGCGTCCGAAATAAGGAGAGAGCGGAATGTCCCGTCGTCACGCCGCTGAGAAGCGCGAAATTCTTCCTGACGCCAAGTATGGCGACAAGGTTCTGACCAAGTTCATGAACAACCTCATGATCGATGGCAAAAAGTCGGTCGCCGAGAAGATCGTCTACAATGCCCTCGACCGCGTCGAGAACAAGGTCAAGCGCGCGCCCGTGGAAATCTTCCACGAAGCGCTCGACAACATCAAACCCTCCGTCGAAGTGCGCTCGCGCCGCGTCGGTGGTGCGACCTATCAGGTTCCGGTCGAAGTGCGCCCCGAGCGCCGTGAGGCCCTTGCGATCCGCTGGCTCATCAACGCCTCGCGCGCCCGCAACGAGAACACGATGGAAGAGCGTCTCGCCGGCGAACTGCTCGATGCAGTGAACGGCCGCGGCACCGCCGTGAAAAAGCGCGAAGACACCCACAAGATGGCCGACGCCAACCGCGCGTTCAGCCATTACCGCTGGTAACCAGAGACTTACGAGGCCCTACAATGGCACGCGACTATCCCCTGACGCGCTACCGGAACTTCGGGATCATGGCCCACATCGATGCGGGCAAGACCACGACGACCGAGCGCATCCTCTACTACACCGGCAAGTCCCACAAGATCGGCGAAGTCCACGACGGCGCCGCCACGATGGACTGGATGGAGCAAGAGCAGGAACGGGGGATCACCATCACCTCGGCTGCGACCACGACCTTCTGGCAGTGGCAGGAAGATCCGACCGCCGAAGGCACGTCGGACACCAAGGTGCGCTTCAACATCATCGACACCCCCGGCCACGTTGACTTCACCATCGAAGTCGAACGCTCGCTCGCGGTTCTCGACGGCGCGGTCGCGCTGCTCGACGCGAACGCCGGTGTGGAGCCGCAGACGGAAACCGTGTGGCGTCAGGCTGACCGCTACAAGGTTCCGCGCATGGTCTTCGTCAACAAGATGGACAAGATCGGCGCCGACTTCTTCAACTGCGTGAAGATGATCAAGGACCGCACCGGTGCGATCCCGGTTCCGGTGAACTTCCCGATCGGCGCGGAAGACAAGCTGGAAGGCATCGTCGACCTCGTGACCATGGAAGAATGGGTGTGGCAGGGTGAAGACCTTGGTGCCTCCTGGGTGCGTCAGCCGATCCGTGACGACCTGGCCGACACCGCTGCCGAATGGCGCGCGCACCTCATCGAGCACGCCGTCGAGCAAGACGACGACGCGATGATGGAATACCTCGAAGGCAACGAACCCGACGTGCCGACCCTGCGGAAACTGATCCGCAAGGGCACGCTGTCGCTGTCCTTCGTGCCGGTCCTCGGCGGCTCCGCGTTCAAGAACAAGGGCGTTCAGCCCCTGCTCAACGCCGTTGTCGATTTCCTGCCCTCGCCGCTCGACGTGCCGGCCTACATGGGCTTCAAACCGGGTGACGAAACGGAAGAGCGTAACATCGCGCGGTCTGCCGACGACGCACAGCCTTTCTCGGGCCTCGCGTTCAAGATCATGAACGACCCCTTCATGGGCACATTGACTTTCACCCGCATCTACTCGGGCGTGATCAACAAGGGCGACCAGCTCCTGAACTCGACCAAAGGCAAGAAAGAGCGCATCGGCCGTATGGTGATGATGCACTCCAACAAGCAGGAAGAGATCACGGAAGCCTTCGCCGGCGACATCATCGCGCTCGCGGGTCTCAAGGACACCACGACCGGTGACACGCTCTGCGCGACCTCGGATCCGGTGGTCCTCGAAACGATGACCTTCCCCGATCCGGTGATCGAGATCGCTGTCGAGCCGAAGACCAAGGGCGACCAGGAGAAGATGTCCATGGGCCTCGCGCGGCTTGCCGCCGAAGACCCGTCCTTCCGCGTCGAAACCGACATCGAGTCGGGCCAGACCATCATGAAGGGCATGGGCGAACTTCACCTCGACATCCTCGTTGACCGCCTCAAGCGCGAGTTCAAGGTGGAAGCCAACATCGGTGCCCCGCAGGTGGCCTACCGCGAGACCATCGGTCACGCCGTGGAACACACCTACACCCACAAGAAACAGTCGGGTGGTTCGGGTCAGTACGCCGAGGTCAAACTGGAAATCTCGCCGACCGAGCCGGGCGAAGGCTACACCTTCGAAAGCCGCATCGTCGGTGGCGCGGTGCCGAAGGAATACATCCCCGGCGTCGAAAAGGGCATCAAGTCGGTCATGGACTCCGGTCCGCTCGCCGGCTTCCCGGTCATCGACTTCAAGGTCGCGCTGATCGACGGCAAGTTCCACGACGTGGACTCCTCGGTCCTCGCCTTCGAAATCGCGGCGCGGATGTGCATGCGTGAAGGTCTCAAAAAGGCCGGCGCGAAGCTCCTCGAGCCGATGATGAAGGTCGAAGTCGTGACGCCCGAGGATTACACCGGTGGCATCATCGGCGACCTCACCTCCCGTCGCGGGCAGGTGTCGGGGCAGGAACCGCGCGGCAACGCCATCGCGATCAATGCCTTCGTGCCGCTGGCCAACATGTTCGGCTACATCAACACCCTGCGCTCCATGTCCTCGGGACGTGCGCAGTTCACGATGCAGTTCGCGCACTACGAGCCGGTTCCGCAGAACATCTCGGACGAGATCCAGAAGAAATACGCATAAGCAGCGGTGCGGGGAGCACCCCGCACCCTACCACCGTAGGGTGGGCCTCGGCCCACCGCCAAAGAACAGGAGGCCATTATGGCAAAGGCAAAGTTTGAACGCTCCAAACCGCACGTGAACGTGGGCACGATCGGCCACGTTGACCACGGCAAGACCACTCTGACCGCGGCGATCACCAAGTATTTCGGTGACTTCAAGGCCTACGACCAGATCGACGGCGCGCCGGAAGAGAAAGCCCGCGGGATCACGATCTCGACGGCGCACGTGGAATACGAGACGGACGCGCGTCACTATGCGCACGTCGACTGCCCCGGCCACGCCGACTACGTGAAGAACATGATCACCGGTGCGGCGCAGATGGACGGCGGCATCCTCGTGGTGAACGCCGCCGACGGCCCGATGCCGCAGACCCGCGAGCACATCCTGCTCGCCCGTCAGGTCGGCGTGCCCGCGCTCGTCGTCTTCATGAACAAGGTCGACCAGGTGGACGATCCGGAACTTCTCGAACTCGTCGAGATGGAAATCCGGGAGCTTCTGTCGGCCTACGACTTCCCCGGCGACGACATTCCGATCATCGCGGGCTCGGCTCTGGCCGCGATGGAAGGCCGTGATCCCGAGATCGGCGAGAACAAGATCCGCGAACTGATGGCCGCCGTCGACGAGTTCATCCCGACGCCCGCGCGCGCTGTCGACCAGCCCTTCCTGATGCCGATCGAAGACGTGTTCTCGATCTCGGGCCGCGGCACGGTTGTGACCGGCCGTGTGGAGCGTGGCGTGATCAACGTGGGCGACGAGCTTGAAATCGTCGGCATCAAGGACACGCAGAAGACGACCTGCACGGGCGTCGAGATGTTCCGCAAGCTCCTCGACCGTGGGGAAGCCGGCGACAACATCGGCGCGCTGCTGCGCGGCATCGACCGCGACAAGGTCGAGCGTGGCCAGGTGCTCTGCAAGCCCGGCTCCGTGAAGCCGCACACCAAGTTCGAGTCGGAAGTCTACATCCTGACGAAAGAAGAAGGTGGCCGTCACACGCCGTTCTTCGCGAACTACCGCCCGCAGTTCTACTTCCGCACGACGGACGTGACCGGCACGGTCGAGCTTCCCTCGGGCACCGAGATGGTGATGCCGGGCGACAACCTGAAGTTCACCGTCGAGCTGATCGCCCCGATCGCCATGGAAGAGGGCCTGCGCTTCGCCATCCGCGAAGGCGGCCGCACCGTCGGCTCGGGCGTCGTCTCGAAAATTCTCGCGTAATAACTGGGTTCGACGAGGCCCCCCGGAATGAGCCGGGGGCCCTCCTCTCAACTGAAAGGAATGACTATGGCCGCTCAAAGCCAGAACATCCGGATCCGCCTCAAGGCGTTCGACTACCGCGTGCTGGATGCCAGCACCGCGGAGATCGTTTCGACCGCGAAGCGCACCGGTGCAACCGTTCGTGGGCCGATCCCGCTCCCGAACAAGATCGAGAAGTTCACGGTTCTCCGTGGGCCGCACATCGACAAGAAATCGCGCGACCAGTTCGAGATCCGCACGCACAAGCGTCTGCTCGACATCGTGGACCCGACGCCCCAGACCGTGGACGCGCTGATGAAGCTCGACCTCGCCGCTGGCGTCGACGTTCAGATTTCGGTCTAAGGAGGGCATGACATGATGCGCTCTGGCGTAATCGCGAAAAAGGTCGGCATGACCCGTCTCTTCATGGAAGACGGCAAGCAGATCCCCGTCACCGTTCTTCAGCTCGACGGCCTTCAGGTCGTTGCGCAGCGCACCGCGGAAAAGGACGGCTACACCGCCGTTCAACTCGGCGCCGGCTCGGCGAAAGCCAAGCGGACGTCGCAGGCGATGCGTGGCGTGTTCTCGGCGGCCAACGTGGCCCCGAAACGCAAGCTGGCCGAGTTCCGCGTGGACCCCGAGAACCTCATCGAAGTTGGCGAGGAAATCACCGCGAACCACTACTTCGAAGGTCAGTTCGTCGACGTGTCCGGCACCTCGATCGGTAAAGGTTTTGCCGGTGCGATGAAGCGGCACAACTTCGGCGGCCTGCGTGCCTCGCACGGCGTCTCGATCTCTCACCGTTCGCATGGTTCGACCGGTCAGTGTCAGGACCCGGGCAAGGTCTTCAAAGGCAAGAAGATGGCCGGTCACATGGGCGCTGTCCGCGTGACCACGCAGAACCTTCAAGTCGTTCGGACCGACGCTGACCGTGGCCTGATCATGGTCAAGGGCGCCGTCCCGGGCAACAAGGGTGGCTGGGTCACCATCAAGGACGCCGTCAAGAAGCCGGTTCCCGAGAACGTGATTCTCCCCGCCGCCCTGGCGTCTGCCGCCAAGGAAGCCCAGCGTCTGGCTGAAGAAGCTGCCGCCGCTGCCGCCGCCGAGGCCGAAGCCGAAGCCAAGCGTCTGGCCGAAGAAGCCGCCGCCGCGGAAGAGGCTGCGCTGAAGGAAGCGGAAGCCGACATTGCTGCCGACAAAGCTGATGATGCTGGTTCGGACGCTGAGAAGAAGGAAGGCGACGAATGAAACTCGACGTGATCAAACTCGACGGCGGCAAAGCCGGCTCGATCGATCTCGGCGACGAGATCTTCGGTCTGGAACCGCGCGCCGATATCCTGCACCGCGTTGTCCGTTGGCAGCGCAACAAGGCGCAGGCCGGCACCCATGCGACGCTTGGCCGTTCGGACGTGTCCTACTCGACCAAGAAGATCTATCGCCAGAAGGGCACCGGCGGCGCACGCCACGGCTCCCGCAAGGCGCCGATCTTCCGCAAGGGTGGCGTCTACAAAGGCCCGACCCCGCGGTCGCACGAGCATGACCTGCCGAAGAAATTCCGCAAGCTCGGTCTCAAGCACGCTCTCTCCGCCAAGGTGAAAGAGGGCTCGCTGGTGATCATCGACACCGCGGAAGCCGATGGCAAAACCGCCGCGCTGGCAAAACAGGTCAAGAACCTGGGCTGGAAGCGCGCGCTGATCATCGACGGTGCCACCGTGAACGAAGGGTTCGCCAAGGCCGCGCGCAACATCGAAGGTCTCGATGTTCTGCCGTCGATGGGTGCGAACGTTTATGACATCCTCAAGCGTGACACTCTCGTGCTCACCAAGGCGGCTGTCGAAGCTCTGGAGGCTCGTCTGAAATGACCGATAAAGCCGCACTCTACGACGTGATCCGCAAGCCGATCATCACCGAGAAATCCACGATGGCCTCCGAGGCCAACGCCGTGGTGTTCGAAGTGTCGATCGACGCGAACAAGCCGCTGATCAAGGAAGCTGTCGAAACGCTCTTCGGCGTCAAGGTGAAGGCCGTGAACACGACCGTCACCAAAGGCAAGGTGAAGCGCTTCCGTGGCAAGATCGGGACGCGCAAGGACGTCAAGAAAGCCTATGTCACCCTCGAAGAGGGCAACACGATCGACGTGTCGACCGGGTTGTAAGGCTGTCACGCGGTCTCGCGTGATCCTGATGCACGAAGGGCCCCCGGAGCGATCCGGGGGCCCTTTGATCTTGTTGGTCTGTTTCGGTGAACGGGCGCGTGGCCCCTAGCTGCCTTCCACGCGCCGCTTGTAGTTGTCGAGGATCGCCTGCCAGCCGTCGCGCTGCATCTCGGTCGAATTCTCCGACTCCGCGTCGAAGACGGTGTTCACTTCGGTCTTTCCTGCGCCCAGATCGGTGAAGCTCGTGGTCACCGCGCGGCCGTCCTCCATCACATAGGTCATGGATTTCCCCGGCTCGAGGTCGGTGTAGGTGCCTTCGAAGTCGAAACCGAAGCTGCCGTCCTTCGCCTCCATTCGGGACTTGAGCTTGCCGCCGACGCGTAGATCGTTCTCGGCGGAGGGGCAGCACCAGTCGTCGGAGGCGAAGTTCCAACGCGTGATGTGGTCGGGGTCGGTATAGACCTCCCACGCCCGGTCGATGGGTGCGTCAAGCGTGGCGTTGATGCTTATTTTCTCGAATGCCATGTGTGGTCCTCCTACTTGGTCAACGCGGCAAGCGTTTCATCGAGTTTCTCAAAGGTGCTGGCGATGCCTTCTTCCATACCCATGTCGATCACAGTCTGGAGCGCCTCGGGCGAACCGTAGTCGATCACGTTTTCGACCCGCGTGCCTGCACCCTCGTCCGAAAACCGGGTGGACCACTGCGAAATCGGCATCTCTTCGTTCGGGGCGCCGGTTTCGTCCGTGAAGGCGTCCGTGGTCGTGTATCCCGTCGTTGGCGTAATCGTCTTGTAATCGGTGCGGCCCCAGTAGTGGGTGCCGTCCTCGTCGATCATCGCATAGTGCCAATGTCCGCCCTCGCGAAATTCCATGCTCTTGGTCATGGTGGACAACGGCTTCGGCGCAAACCATTTGTCGAGCAGCTCGGACTTGGTGTGGCAATCCCAGACGACGTCGCGTCTGGCGGCGAAGTCGCGGCGCACCGTGAGGACCCCGGTCGTCATGTCGCCAGAGAATTGAAAGCGCAGATCAGGTTTCATCGTCATCTTCTCCAAGTGATGCCAGAAGTTCGTCGAGGCCTTCGTATCGCCCCGACCAGAAGGCCCGCTGCTCCTCGAACCAACGCTCGGCGGAGGCGAGAGTTTCCGACTGGATCCGGCAGGTCCGGGTCCGGCCATTTTTCTCCGAGGCGACAAGGCCCGCGTCCTGCAGCACGCCCAGGTGCTTCATGAAGGCGGGGAGCCCCATGTCGAAGGGTGCCGCCAGGTCGCTGACCGTGGCGTCGCCCTTCACGAGCCGCTGCACGACCGCCCGGCGCGTGGGATCGCCGAGAGCGTGGAAGACGGCGTCGAGTTCTTCGGATTTGTTTTCCATATGGCGAAGTATCATGCGAGTCGGATACTTCTGTCAATGGTGAAGTATTGCGCAGGATAAGTGAGCGGGAAGGCGCGAAGGGAATTCCTCAAGAAATTTTGGGTTGTAAGTGGAACCCCATGGGTCCTTATGGTTTGTGTTCG
The Maritimibacter sp. DP1N21-5 DNA segment above includes these coding regions:
- a CDS encoding SRPBCC domain-containing protein; translation: MKPDLRFQFSGDMTTGVLTVRRDFAARRDVVWDCHTKSELLDKWFAPKPLSTMTKSMEFREGGHWHYAMIDEDGTHYWGRTDYKTITPTTGYTTTDAFTDETGAPNEEMPISQWSTRFSDEGAGTRVENVIDYGSPEALQTVIDMGMEEGIASTFEKLDETLAALTK
- a CDS encoding helix-turn-helix transcriptional regulator, which encodes MILRHMENKSEELDAVFHALGDPTRRAVVQRLVKGDATVSDLAAPFDMGLPAFMKHLGVLQDAGLVASEKNGRTRTCRIQSETLASAERWFEEQRAFWSGRYEGLDELLASLGEDDDET